Proteins co-encoded in one Candidatus Moraniibacteriota bacterium genomic window:
- a CDS encoding divergent PAP2 family protein — MKFITSYAIFLIPVFVGIITQAIKFIIYSTKHGWDIRYLFTHGHMPSAHTAFAISLVTSVGYFEGFHSGSFAVTFALAFIIIDDATRIRMYLGDQGRYLNMLIQQLNFDESKFPRLKERTGHRTSEVIVGAILGFVFTLVFISLLA; from the coding sequence ATGAAATTTATTACTTCCTATGCCATTTTTCTTATTCCTGTTTTTGTCGGTATTATTACACAAGCCATCAAATTTATAATTTATAGCACAAAACATGGTTGGGATATTCGTTACCTTTTTACTCATGGACACATGCCATCGGCTCATACGGCCTTTGCAATTTCTCTAGTAACATCAGTAGGCTATTTTGAAGGTTTCCACTCTGGTTCATTTGCTGTAACTTTTGCACTAGCATTTATTATTATTGACGATGCGACAAGAATACGCATGTACCTGGGAGACCAGGGACGTTACCTTAATATGCTCATACAGCAACTTAATTTCGATGAGAGCAAGTTTCCTCGCTTGAAAGAACGAACGGGGCACAGAACTAGTGAGGTTATTGTCGGTGCAATTTTAGGATTTGTTTTCACTTTAGTTTTTATAAGCCTGCTAGCTTAA
- a CDS encoding LemA family protein encodes MSIGIIILIVAAFLVVAGIGIYNGLITLKNRVDEAWSDIDVQLKRRYDLIPNLVSTVKGYATHERELFEKVTEARAAAMGAETPAQKEQAENVLSGTLKSLFAVAENYPDLKANQNFLELQRELTDTEDKIQAARRFYNGNVRDFNIKIETVPSNIIAGMMNLTKREFFEAEEGEKEAVKVEF; translated from the coding sequence ATGAGTATTGGAATAATTATTTTAATCGTTGCAGCTTTTTTGGTTGTAGCAGGTATCGGAATTTACAATGGGCTGATAACATTAAAAAATCGCGTAGATGAGGCTTGGAGTGATATCGATGTTCAACTTAAACGCAGATATGATCTTATTCCAAATTTAGTTAGTACTGTTAAGGGTTATGCGACACATGAAAGAGAGCTTTTTGAAAAAGTTACTGAAGCTCGTGCAGCTGCTATGGGAGCTGAAACTCCTGCTCAAAAAGAACAAGCGGAAAATGTGCTGAGTGGAACACTAAAATCATTGTTTGCAGTGGCTGAGAATTATCCAGATCTTAAAGCCAATCAAAATTTTCTAGAGCTACAAAGAGAGCTAACTGATACGGAAGACAAAATTCAGGCTGCTCGCAGATTTTACAATGGCAATGTTAGAGACTTCAATATTAAGATCGAAACAGTTCCAAGCAATATTATTGCTGGAATGATGAATCTTACTAAGCGTGAATTTTTTGAAGCTGAAGAAGGCGAAAAAGAAGCTGTTAAAGTCGAGTTTTAA
- the rpoD gene encoding RNA polymerase sigma factor RpoD, producing MDVVAELIARGKQRGFVTEDEIIHLIPEIEEELDELENLYEKLETAGIKVVVSDDMLKIDTDKEVEAYEKSKKDKNADIILGEGVEDSSSDLVQMYFREIGRVPLLKSEEEIKLAKANEKGDLAAKQKLTESNLRLVVSIAKKYVGRSHNLSLLDLIQEGNIGLFRAVEKFDYRKGYKFSTYATWWIRQAITRALADQSRTIRIPVHMVETINKYTQITRRLVQELGREPLPEEIAAEMNLEVDKIRHIQKISQETVSLETSVGDSDDDSVLGDFIEDTETVMPHQVASRKLLKNHVVEVLRELTPREQKILKIRFGLEDGVTHTLEEVGKEFGVTRERIRQIEAKALDKIRQHRSIGKLKDY from the coding sequence ATGGATGTAGTGGCTGAGTTGATTGCACGCGGAAAGCAGCGAGGATTTGTGACTGAAGATGAAATAATCCATCTTATCCCAGAAATCGAAGAAGAATTGGATGAATTGGAAAATTTATATGAAAAACTTGAAACTGCCGGCATAAAAGTTGTCGTTTCTGATGATATGTTGAAAATAGATACTGATAAAGAGGTCGAAGCTTATGAAAAGAGTAAAAAGGATAAAAATGCCGATATTATCCTGGGAGAAGGAGTTGAGGACAGTTCATCAGACTTGGTTCAAATGTATTTTCGTGAAATAGGACGGGTTCCACTTTTAAAATCAGAAGAAGAAATAAAATTGGCTAAAGCTAATGAAAAAGGAGATTTGGCGGCCAAACAAAAACTTACTGAGTCAAATTTACGTTTAGTTGTCAGTATTGCGAAAAAATATGTCGGACGTTCTCATAATTTGTCTTTGCTTGATCTTATTCAGGAAGGAAATATAGGTCTTTTCAGAGCAGTAGAAAAATTTGATTACAGAAAAGGATACAAATTTTCTACTTATGCCACCTGGTGGATACGCCAGGCAATTACACGCGCTTTAGCTGATCAGTCCAGAACCATACGCATACCGGTACATATGGTTGAAACTATAAATAAATATACCCAGATTACGCGCAGACTCGTCCAGGAATTAGGAAGGGAACCTTTACCGGAGGAAATAGCTGCCGAAATGAATTTAGAAGTGGATAAAATCAGACATATCCAAAAAATTTCCCAGGAAACTGTTTCCTTGGAAACGTCAGTCGGTGACAGTGATGATGACAGTGTGCTTGGAGATTTTATTGAAGACACTGAAACTGTAATGCCTCATCAGGTAGCTTCCAGAAAACTTTTAAAAAATCATGTGGTAGAAGTTTTAAGAGAACTTACTCCACGTGAACAAAAAATCTTGAAAATACGTTTCGGACTTGAAGATGGGGTAACCCACACCCTAGAAGAAGTTGGAAAAGAATTCGGAGTAACTCGAGAACGCATTCGTCAAATTGAAGCTAAAGCTCTAGATAAAATCAGGCAGCATAGGTCAATAGGAAAGCTTAAAGACTACTAA
- the pyk gene encoding pyruvate kinase: MKKHTKIVATLGLVSDKKEVIRDMIEAGMDVARLNFSHGSYEWHRDVIKIVRELSEEMQKPVGIMADLQGPRIRTLVEAEVEINTGDKIAVSDIEKVKDVRHRIQDKQCFLLDIPNIIDDIEVGNEILIEDGLMKVVVREKDNNILLAEVIDGGIIKNHKGINIPDAKLHIDPITEKDEKDLDFSLENEVDFVAMSFVSSGMDIENLRSRIEKILGRTENLPQIVAKIERKEAIKNLEDIVAHADVVMVARGDLGIEMDESKVGVFQKEIVGKSLQNMKPVIMATQMMNSMIENPRPTRAEVSDVTNAVIDHVDAVMLSGESASGKYPVESVKIMKEIIENTEASPYDNVDHLLKLRNEEEFNSFIKNTYKLVKDKKIKGIAVASFSGFTARLISHFRLEKPLLVATNNKKTYNQLSLLWGVEGYYTSQDKPKQMLEAMMKAKNLDKKEEIIRIAGNTPQGEKMKLI; this comes from the coding sequence ATGAAAAAACACACAAAAATTGTAGCTACTTTAGGGCTTGTCTCTGATAAAAAGGAAGTAATAAGAGATATGATTGAGGCTGGTATGGACGTGGCACGTCTTAATTTTTCACATGGAAGTTATGAGTGGCATAGAGACGTTATCAAGATCGTCCGTGAACTTTCAGAAGAAATGCAAAAACCAGTAGGAATAATGGCTGATTTGCAAGGACCGCGCATACGCACATTAGTGGAGGCTGAAGTTGAAATAAATACTGGCGATAAAATTGCAGTAAGTGATATTGAAAAAGTCAAAGATGTAAGACATAGAATACAAGATAAACAATGCTTTTTATTGGACATACCAAACATTATTGATGATATTGAAGTAGGTAATGAGATTTTAATTGAAGACGGATTAATGAAAGTTGTTGTTCGCGAAAAAGATAATAATATTTTATTAGCAGAAGTTATTGATGGAGGAATTATTAAAAATCATAAAGGTATTAATATTCCGGATGCAAAATTACATATTGATCCAATTACCGAAAAAGATGAAAAGGATCTGGATTTTTCTCTTGAAAATGAAGTTGATTTTGTAGCCATGTCATTTGTGAGTTCCGGAATGGATATTGAAAATCTTCGAAGTAGAATTGAAAAAATTCTCGGACGTACTGAAAATCTTCCGCAAATAGTAGCAAAAATCGAGCGCAAGGAGGCTATTAAAAATCTAGAAGATATTGTTGCTCATGCTGATGTAGTAATGGTAGCTCGTGGGGATTTGGGAATTGAAATGGATGAAAGTAAGGTCGGAGTTTTTCAGAAAGAAATCGTGGGTAAAAGCCTGCAAAATATGAAGCCGGTAATTATGGCGACACAGATGATGAATTCTATGATTGAAAATCCGCGTCCAACACGGGCCGAAGTCAGTGATGTGACTAATGCAGTCATCGATCATGTTGATGCCGTCATGCTTAGTGGAGAATCAGCCAGTGGTAAATATCCGGTAGAGAGCGTAAAGATTATGAAGGAAATTATTGAAAACACGGAAGCTTCTCCTTATGATAATGTCGATCACTTGCTTAAATTAAGAAATGAAGAAGAATTTAATTCTTTCATAAAAAATACATATAAATTAGTAAAAGATAAGAAAATAAAGGGCATTGCGGTGGCCAGTTTTTCTGGATTTACGGCACGCCTCATTTCCCATTTCCGTTTAGAAAAGCCACTTCTAGTTGCAACTAATAACAAAAAGACATATAATCAGCTATCCCTCCTCTGGGGTGTTGAAGGTTATTATACTAGCCAGGATAAACCCAAGCAAATGCTGGAAGCCATGATGAAGGCAAAAAATCTGGATAAAAAGGAGGAAATTATCAGAATTGCTGGGAACACGCCACAAGGGGAAAAAATGAAATTAATTTAA
- the dnaG gene encoding DNA primase gives MNKNVEEIKSRLNIVDVVGEYVRLTKAGANWKGLCPFHHEKTPSFTVNEEKQIFHCFGCTKGGDVLTFIQEIESIEFREALKMLAEKAGVELEEYKSQDTDNKKRILEILELGTKFYETQLWKGAGKDKILKYLYDRGLTEESIKKFRLGYAPEGWINILNFLIERGYKIDEINKTGLLVEKSNEAKSHKLEANYYDRFRDRIIFPIQDIFGNVIGFSARVAPGGDESQAKYVNTPETAVYHKSKALYGISHAKNEIKNKNYTLLVEGNMDVIAASQAGIQNAVAVSGIALTADQIIMLKRYSQNLAMLFDMDSAGQQAAEKSADLCFEKDMKVKIVALSDGKDAADVVKKDPQLLLKAVKESVGAMEYFFNLILKKYDKNSASGKNGIAKEILAHVSHIENKIEKSHWVKKISHELDVEENVINNVLKEVVAIPREYAGYESEQTEKKSSFQKRSDLISESLIGVILSSSEIWKGIFEKERENESIKNDELLWFVLKKGPEAEFSFDKMLTIIEDDQIVEKLRRIYFETKYRFAQEEIVEQTEEELKKLADGYMVEYNRELQKEKIRSIIKEIEKAENKGDKETLAKLMSEFTKLSQEIQ, from the coding sequence ATGAATAAAAATGTAGAAGAAATAAAATCGAGACTTAATATCGTTGATGTAGTCGGCGAATATGTCCGTCTAACAAAAGCAGGCGCAAACTGGAAAGGCTTATGTCCTTTTCATCATGAAAAAACTCCTTCTTTCACGGTTAATGAAGAAAAACAGATCTTTCATTGCTTTGGCTGTACTAAGGGTGGGGATGTTTTAACTTTTATTCAAGAGATAGAAAGTATTGAATTTAGAGAAGCCTTGAAAATGCTGGCAGAAAAAGCCGGAGTAGAGCTGGAAGAATATAAATCACAAGATACAGATAATAAAAAAAGAATTTTAGAAATTCTAGAACTTGGGACTAAGTTTTATGAAACACAGCTTTGGAAAGGAGCAGGAAAAGACAAAATACTAAAATATCTTTACGATCGCGGGCTGACCGAAGAAAGCATTAAAAAATTCCGTTTAGGTTATGCTCCGGAGGGGTGGATAAATATCCTAAATTTTTTGATAGAAAGAGGTTATAAAATTGATGAAATAAATAAAACCGGTCTTTTGGTAGAAAAGTCTAACGAAGCTAAAAGCCACAAACTGGAAGCTAATTATTATGATCGATTTAGGGATAGGATAATTTTTCCTATTCAGGATATTTTTGGAAATGTGATTGGTTTTTCGGCCAGGGTAGCTCCAGGAGGAGATGAATCACAGGCAAAATACGTGAATACTCCAGAAACAGCAGTTTATCATAAAAGCAAGGCTCTTTATGGTATCTCGCATGCGAAGAATGAAATAAAAAATAAAAATTATACGCTTTTAGTGGAAGGGAATATGGACGTTATTGCGGCTTCCCAAGCAGGAATTCAAAACGCAGTTGCAGTTTCTGGGATAGCCTTGACTGCCGATCAGATTATAATGCTTAAAAGATATTCCCAGAATCTGGCCATGCTTTTTGATATGGACAGTGCCGGGCAACAGGCTGCAGAGAAAAGTGCAGACTTGTGTTTTGAGAAAGACATGAAGGTAAAAATAGTCGCCTTGTCTGATGGAAAAGATGCGGCTGATGTGGTTAAAAAAGACCCGCAGCTTTTATTAAAAGCGGTTAAAGAATCAGTCGGAGCTATGGAATATTTTTTCAATTTAATCTTGAAAAAATATGATAAAAATTCAGCCAGTGGCAAGAATGGTATTGCCAAAGAAATTCTGGCACATGTTTCACATATTGAAAATAAAATAGAAAAATCACATTGGGTAAAGAAAATCTCGCATGAGCTTGATGTGGAAGAAAATGTAATAAACAATGTATTAAAAGAAGTTGTTGCTATTCCCAGGGAATACGCTGGATATGAAAGCGAACAGACAGAAAAAAAATCATCCTTTCAGAAACGCAGTGATTTAATAAGTGAATCATTAATAGGAGTTATTTTAAGCAGTAGCGAAATATGGAAAGGAATATTTGAAAAAGAAAGAGAAAATGAAAGTATTAAAAATGATGAACTATTGTGGTTCGTGCTTAAGAAAGGTCCAGAGGCTGAGTTTTCTTTCGATAAAATGCTTACAATAATTGAAGATGACCAGATTGTGGAAAAACTGCGCAGGATTTATTTTGAAACAAAGTACCGCTTCGCACAGGAAGAAATAGTCGAACAAACAGAGGAAGAGCTTAAAAAATTAGCAGATGGATATATGGTTGAATATAATAGAGAATTGCAAAAAGAAAAAATCCGTAGTATTATAAAGGAAATCGAGAAAGCTGAAAACAAGGGCGATAAAGAAACCCTTGCCAAATTAATGAGCGAGTTTACTAAACTTTCTCAAGAGATTCAATAG
- the ruvA gene encoding Holliday junction branch migration protein RuvA, translated as MISKIKGTIEFLHDNYVVVDVNGIGYKIFVTSHTLGIIAGKKEADFYTHTYVREDALALYGFLDMEELEMFELLISISGIGPKAAMGILTIADPKTIKTAVLNDDESLLIKVSGIGKKIASRLILELKNKVAGVSLGEKTQITADSDAIEALVSMGYSISDARETLKGVSLEVKDVGERIKIALKNLGKK; from the coding sequence ATGATTTCTAAGATAAAAGGTACAATTGAATTTTTGCATGACAACTATGTTGTTGTAGATGTCAACGGCATTGGCTATAAAATTTTTGTGACATCACATACCCTCGGTATTATTGCAGGGAAAAAAGAAGCAGATTTTTATACACACACCTATGTTCGCGAAGATGCCCTAGCTTTGTATGGTTTTCTTGATATGGAAGAACTTGAAATGTTTGAACTTCTTATTTCCATTTCGGGGATCGGTCCGAAGGCAGCTATGGGAATATTAACAATCGCCGATCCAAAAACAATAAAAACAGCTGTTCTTAATGATGATGAATCGTTGCTGATTAAAGTTTCTGGTATCGGTAAAAAAATTGCTAGCCGTCTAATATTAGAACTTAAAAATAAAGTCGCAGGCGTTTCATTGGGTGAGAAGACCCAGATAACTGCCGATAGTGATGCTATAGAGGCTCTAGTTTCAATGGGTTATTCAATTTCTGATGCAAGAGAAACATTAAAAGGTGTTTCACTAGAAGTTAAAGATGTCGGGGAAAGAATTAAAATTGCCTTGAAAAATTTAGGCAAAAAATAG
- a CDS encoding pilus assembly PilX N-terminal domain-containing protein yields MKNKGSILAYSLIILTMMVAIVATMSISTMLEKKSASSTDFSVQAYAAADSGIQLAIKKINGNIKDEKTIEQLFCPTGDGCECKDGKVTGLKDGGLDSYDISFFSDDVSVPLGCDIPALGENIKNIRALGRYKDAIRSIGVSVSLL; encoded by the coding sequence ATGAAAAATAAAGGATCAATTCTCGCTTATTCGCTTATCATCCTGACAATGATGGTGGCAATTGTTGCTACCATGTCAATATCAACAATGCTTGAAAAGAAATCAGCTAGTTCTACTGATTTTTCTGTTCAGGCTTATGCTGCTGCAGACAGTGGAATTCAACTAGCAATAAAAAAAATAAACGGCAATATAAAAGATGAAAAAACAATAGAGCAATTGTTTTGCCCAACTGGCGATGGTTGTGAATGCAAAGATGGAAAAGTGACGGGGCTTAAGGATGGCGGTCTGGACTCTTATGACATATCATTTTTTTCTGACGATGTTAGTGTTCCTTTAGGCTGTGACATACCAGCATTAGGAGAAAACATAAAAAATATAAGAGCTTTAGGAAGATATAAAGATGCAATACGCTCAATAGGTGTTTCAGTGTCTTTGTTGTAA
- a CDS encoding peptidoglycan bridge formation glycyltransferase FemA/FemB family protein, translated as MDENKKNENFLQSPEWRMFQESVGKKTFIVKESGFSASIIKHRLPIIGAYFYCPRGPILEKGDLRQNVKYIEKIIQLAKEENASWIRIEPENNEILELLRENKKNVIVMAPHNMQPKQIFIIDILKTEEELLAEMRQKTRYNIHLAEKKQLKIFISREEKYVQRFCDLVKITAKRDKISVHLENYYKKMIEKIPENMLKLYCAEYEGKIIAANLVVFFGNTAIFLHGASDNEHRNVMAPYLLQWKAILDAKNSGCKYYDFGGIKMSNGWEGITKFKLGFSPNTQPTVFPGSYDIIIKNRKYLFYKIFSLFFGIYKKIINKIKVFFI; from the coding sequence ATGGATGAGAATAAAAAAAATGAAAATTTTCTGCAATCGCCGGAATGGCGGATGTTTCAGGAAAGTGTTGGAAAAAAAACTTTTATTGTTAAAGAAAGCGGTTTTTCAGCAAGCATTATCAAACATAGGTTGCCTATAATTGGGGCGTATTTTTATTGTCCTCGTGGACCAATTTTAGAAAAGGGGGATTTAAGACAAAATGTAAAATATATTGAAAAAATTATCCAATTAGCTAAGGAAGAAAATGCCAGTTGGATTAGGATTGAACCTGAAAATAATGAAATACTGGAGTTGCTTAGAGAAAATAAAAAAAATGTTATAGTTATGGCACCTCACAACATGCAACCAAAGCAAATTTTCATTATTGACATCTTAAAAACAGAAGAAGAGCTTTTAGCAGAAATGAGACAAAAGACCCGTTACAACATACATTTAGCAGAAAAGAAGCAATTGAAAATTTTCATTTCAAGAGAAGAAAAATATGTCCAGCGTTTTTGTGACTTAGTTAAAATTACTGCAAAGCGTGATAAAATTTCTGTTCATCTTGAAAATTATTACAAAAAAATGATTGAAAAAATTCCGGAAAATATGCTTAAACTTTATTGCGCAGAATATGAAGGTAAAATTATTGCAGCTAACCTGGTTGTTTTTTTTGGAAATACTGCAATTTTTCTTCATGGTGCCTCTGATAATGAGCACAGAAATGTTATGGCGCCATATCTTTTGCAATGGAAAGCTATTTTAGATGCTAAAAATAGTGGTTGTAAATATTATGATTTTGGAGGAATAAAAATGTCGAATGGATGGGAAGGCATTACAAAATTCAAACTTGGATTTTCACCAAATACCCAGCCAACTGTATTTCCAGGAAGCTATGACATTATAATAAAAAATCGAAAGTACTTATTCTATAAGATTTTTAGTTTATTTTTTGGCATATATAAAAAAATAATTAATAAAATTAAGGTATTTTTTATTTAA
- a CDS encoding UDP-N-acetylmuramoyl-L-alanyl-D-glutamate--2,6-diaminopimelate ligase: protein MKKIIPQSIKNVYHLSQAIMANFLYGFPSHRIKIIGVTGTNGKTTTVQMIAKILEENGFKTAVASTINFKLGSEEWVNKTKFTTLSSFAVQKFIKKSVQAGCKYLVLETSSHSLDQYRVWGVKYETAVITNVTREHLDYHKTMKEYRKVKSELFKKANNAIINLDMENPGEFLNISTGKKITYSLKNNKADILAKNISLNPSGTKFSVKNTEINLKLLGEFNIENALAAICVGISEEINMEIIKNSLEKIKLVPGRMENIPNKRKINIIIDYAVTPDSLEKLYQLINHINTSRSKIIAVFGSCGERDRGKRPIMGEIVSKYADYIIVTNEDPYNENPIRVIDEVASGIRNKIEGEKFWKILDRKEAIKKALILSKEGDFVIVTGKGAEETMAVGKKRIPWNDRRIIEEELESLS from the coding sequence ATGAAAAAAATAATCCCACAATCTATAAAAAATGTCTATCATCTGAGTCAGGCGATTATGGCTAATTTTTTGTATGGCTTTCCATCGCATAGGATAAAAATAATTGGCGTGACAGGAACCAATGGAAAAACAACCACTGTGCAAATGATTGCTAAAATTTTAGAAGAAAATGGGTTTAAAACGGCAGTTGCCTCAACCATAAATTTTAAATTAGGCAGTGAAGAATGGGTTAATAAAACAAAATTTACAACACTCTCTTCTTTTGCTGTACAGAAATTTATAAAAAAATCAGTTCAGGCAGGTTGTAAATATTTGGTTTTGGAGACTTCTTCGCATTCCCTTGATCAATATAGAGTATGGGGTGTTAAATATGAAACTGCTGTTATTACTAATGTCACCAGGGAGCACCTAGACTACCATAAGACAATGAAAGAATACAGAAAGGTTAAATCAGAATTATTTAAAAAGGCCAATAATGCAATTATAAATTTAGATATGGAAAATCCGGGAGAATTTTTAAACATTTCTACTGGCAAAAAAATTACTTATTCATTAAAAAACAATAAAGCTGATATTTTAGCGAAAAATATATCATTAAATCCATCAGGAACTAAATTTTCGGTTAAAAATACAGAAATAAATTTAAAATTGCTAGGAGAATTTAATATAGAAAATGCACTGGCGGCTATCTGTGTGGGCATTTCTGAAGAAATAAACATGGAAATAATAAAAAATTCCTTAGAAAAAATAAAACTAGTGCCAGGTAGAATGGAAAATATCCCGAATAAAAGAAAGATTAATATTATTATTGACTATGCGGTAACTCCGGATTCTTTAGAAAAACTCTACCAATTAATAAATCATATCAATACCTCAAGATCTAAGATTATTGCCGTGTTTGGTTCTTGCGGTGAAAGAGACCGCGGCAAGAGGCCGATAATGGGAGAAATAGTTTCAAAATACGCTGATTATATAATTGTTACTAACGAAGATCCATATAATGAGAATCCGATTAGAGTAATTGATGAAGTTGCTTCAGGGATTAGAAACAAAATTGAAGGAGAAAAGTTTTGGAAAATTTTAGATAGAAAAGAAGCAATTAAAAAAGCCCTGATTTTATCGAAAGAGGGCGATTTTGTTATCGTAACTGGCAAAGGGGCGGAAGAAACCATGGCGGTTGGTAAAAAAAGAATTCCTTGGAATGATAGGAGAATTATAGAGGAAGAATTAGAAAGTTTAAGCTAG
- a CDS encoding M48 family metallopeptidase gives MSTLYNQADKNIRLTWIYITGFLVFVIGVGYVFAGAMGNSSILYGAVIFSILMSFGSYWWSDKIVLGMSRAKEISHDNNREIFHIVENLCITAGLPMPKIYIIEDSAPNAFATGRDPKHGVICLTTGIIQKLEKVELEGVIAHELSHIGNRDILLSTVIVVLVGFITLLADWFRHWAFFGGKSRDSEGGSQLRAILILIAVVLSILAPIAAMLMQLAISRKREFLADASGALLTRHPEGLARALEKISVDQEPLEAANRATAHLYISNPFKGKKVSKLFLTHPPIEDRVKALRGMSV, from the coding sequence ATGTCTACACTTTATAATCAAGCGGATAAAAATATCCGTTTAACTTGGATATATATCACCGGTTTTCTCGTGTTTGTGATTGGAGTTGGGTACGTTTTCGCGGGAGCGATGGGCAACAGCTCTATTCTTTATGGTGCTGTAATATTTTCAATTTTAATGAGTTTCGGTTCATATTGGTGGAGTGATAAAATAGTGCTGGGAATGAGCAGGGCTAAAGAAATAAGCCATGATAATAATCGGGAAATATTTCATATCGTGGAAAATCTTTGCATTACAGCTGGGCTACCGATGCCGAAAATATATATCATAGAAGACAGTGCTCCAAATGCTTTTGCAACAGGGAGGGATCCGAAACATGGAGTAATTTGTCTGACAACCGGAATAATACAGAAATTGGAAAAGGTCGAGCTAGAAGGAGTAATTGCGCATGAACTTTCCCATATTGGTAACCGAGACATTCTTCTTTCCACAGTCATTGTTGTTTTAGTTGGTTTTATAACTCTTTTAGCTGATTGGTTTCGTCACTGGGCTTTTTTTGGCGGTAAATCACGTGATAGTGAGGGAGGGAGTCAACTACGTGCAATTTTGATACTTATAGCTGTTGTTCTTTCAATTTTAGCTCCAATTGCAGCCATGCTAATGCAATTGGCTATTTCACGAAAAAGAGAATTTTTAGCCGATGCTTCAGGAGCACTTCTTACGCGGCATCCTGAAGGCTTGGCGCGCGCTTTGGAAAAAATTTCAGTTGATCAGGAACCGCTAGAGGCTGCCAATCGTGCCACAGCCCATCTTTATATTTCTAATCCTTTTAAGGGGAAAAAAGTTTCTAAATTATTCTTAACCCATCCTCCTATTGAAGATAGAGTAAAGGCTCTACGGGGAATGTCTGTTTAG